CAACTACAAAAATTGTTTGATTGATTTGCACAACAACAAACATGCAATCCACAAAAGCATTTCTGATGAAGAACTGATCATCTTTAGCGACAGTGAACTTTCACTATTGAAAGAAATCAACCACCTAAAAGAAGTCGGATACTCAAATTTCTCGATAGATGGGCGCTATAAAGATGATGATTACTATAAAATAGTCGACGTTTATCAATCAGCACTGAACGGCAATATTAATGAAAACGAACTGTTGAAGTATAGTTTCAAGAATGCCCCTTTCAACTATTGAATATTACTTTTCAAATGCTCTCGGCAAACAAGCAATATATATTAAAATATATGTATACTTACAAAAAGGGTTTGGTAAAAATGCAAGGGGAAAAAATAACATTGCAAAATATAAAAGGGATAGGAGATAAGATCTCTGAAAAAATATTGAACAGTGTTGGGGGCGAAGAAGAACTCCAAAAAATAGTTGATAATGTCGATGTTGAAAAGATAGCAAACATTGAAGGAATAAGTCAACGCAAAGCAATTGAAATAATGAAACAATTGTTGAACATGCCCACTTATGAATTCATAAAAAGCGATAGGGCAATGGAGCTTTATGAAGACATCATAAACAAGATACTATCCTATTCAAACACAACATATTCAAAAAACAGAATACTATTGCTTTCTCCTTCCAAAGACATTGAAAAGATAAACTCACAACTTGATTTTGTAATGAATGCTAAAGAACATGTCTCACAACTTCCAATCATCAAGTTAAGAGGATTGATGAAAAACTTAAAAGAGGTTGAAGAAGCCAAACCAGAATACGATCCAAGCAAGGCCATTTTAGTTGAACGTGAAGAGGACAATGCATACCTTACAGATTTGGGTTTGAATCAGTATTATCCAATCATCACTGCAAGCGATTCACCATTGCTTCAAGAAGAGATGATGAACTATGACCTGGTATTCTATGTTTATTCACAGGGAATTCTTGATTTTGATGGAATGCCAAACCTTGTAATGATCAACATTGAAGAGAGCGATTATGAAATCGTTCCCGAAAAAATAATTAATTTCTTTATCCAAAACAAGGACCTGTTCAATAGAGTTCATGAGATTCAAAAAATCAGAAATAAGGAAAGCGTTCTAGGAGACATCATCCCCATCATTGATGAATTGAATATCATTGACAAAAGGGAAGTGGATATTGAAGAACTTGTTATTTCTCTAAAAGATGAGATGGATGAAGAGTTGGAAAAATCTATAAAAACTATTGACCTTGAAGGAGATGAAATTCTCAACTTATTAAACAACAACTTCCCTCCAAAGATAAGTAAAATATTTGATGAAATTATAAGTAAACGCAAAGACATCATCCGTGAAAAAACCGGCATAAATTTTGACCCATACCTCAGGACATATCCGATCCAAATCGATGAGAATGAAATCCAGAGGGTGACCCTGGAACAGTCATCAAAAAAGGAAAACGATATTTTTGACATTAAAAAAAGTGCTGCAATACAACTGAATTCCATTAAAGAAAGAGCCATCGAAGAAGTTGAAGATGCAATAAGATTTGACTATGAATTCTCTTTAGGAAGCTTTGCATACGAATACGGCTTATGCAGACCCGAATTCAGCGATGAAATCAAATTAACTGGA
The Methanobrevibacter sp. DNA segment above includes these coding regions:
- a CDS encoding endonuclease MutS2; this encodes MQGEKITLQNIKGIGDKISEKILNSVGGEEELQKIVDNVDVEKIANIEGISQRKAIEIMKQLLNMPTYEFIKSDRAMELYEDIINKILSYSNTTYSKNRILLLSPSKDIEKINSQLDFVMNAKEHVSQLPIIKLRGLMKNLKEVEEAKPEYDPSKAILVEREEDNAYLTDLGLNQYYPIITASDSPLLQEEMMNYDLVFYVYSQGILDFDGMPNLVMINIEESDYEIVPEKIINFFIQNKDLFNRVHEIQKIRNKESVLGDIIPIIDELNIIDKREVDIEELVISLKDEMDEELEKSIKTIDLEGDEILNLLNNNFPPKISKIFDEIISKRKDIIREKTGINFDPYLRTYPIQIDENEIQRVTLEQSSKKENDIFDIKKSAAIQLNSIKERAIEEVEDAIRFDYEFSLGSFAYEYGLCRPEFSDEIKLTGALHLELALKKDEDYVQTVDYQLTKDENIALLTGANSGGKTTLLETLTQISIMAQMGLPVSADGAEIKLFDEIYHFSKKRSLDAGAFESFLNVFIPIVTTNSEKLVLLDELEGITELDAAVKIISTFIDMIKESNSYGVIVTHMARELMNYTDIRVDGIEAKGLDEDYNLIVDRTPKMNFLAKSTPELILKRIYEKSDDELKAVYARILEKF